The following are encoded in a window of Castanea sativa cultivar Marrone di Chiusa Pesio chromosome 9, ASM4071231v1 genomic DNA:
- the LOC142610152 gene encoding uncharacterized protein LOC142610152: MKQGVPDNVDTSIELHKITLQGKQEKNWVQEHATHIAKWAAHATIAEAPPFHGVMSYNDEYMVWYRSITVRHITKETSYWDTLVESQLRIMAKFEPGSEIYTDCMNALQYVEEISRLTLDDVRTVGNASEPAVRRGRQAGGRRGHGGRQSSQCHASSRHPTTVSRHTSGGRHTPVHDHTMEEASQTSDEMMQDTRYDMGSMAHDDAGPSHTFAQTCRSPSMVRDDTCPPTSSPPPTTGTIPGDVCGRDEMRFMPTPGAIQTEIPTPPPEASHSEDRPRRPQRTRTRTHPPDCGTGHGKVRPVKEPVRRRKRG; encoded by the exons ATGAAGCAAGGCGTACCGGACAATGTCGATACTTCAATTGAACTTCACAAGATAACGCTCCAAGGCAAGCAGGAAAAAAATTGGGTTCAAGAACATGCCACTCATATTGCTAAATGGGCTGCGCATGCCACAATTGCTGAAGCACCGCCCTTTCATGGGGTAATGAGCTACAATGACGAGTATATGGTGTGGTATCGTTCCATCACTGTTCGGCATATTACAAAAGAGACCTCATACTGGGACACTTTG GTTGAATCACAGTTGAGGATTATGGCGAAGTTCGAACCAGGGTCTGAGATCTACACGGACTGTATGAATGCCTTGCAATATGTTGAAGAAATCAGTCGATTGACCTTGGACGATGTACGCACTGTGGGCAACGCAAGTGAACCGGCTGTAAGGCGTGGTCGGCAAGCAGGTGGACGTCGAGGGCATGGAGGCCGTCAATCTAGTCAGTGCCATGCATCTAGTCGGCATCCCACAACTGTGAGCCGTCACACATCGGGTGGCCGTCACACACCCGTGCATGACCACACGATGGAGGAGGCAAGTCAGACATCAGATGAGATGATGCAGGACACTCGTTATGACATGGGCTCCATGGCACATGATGATGCGGGTCCATCCCATACGTTTGCCCAGACATGTCGGTCCCCATCCATGGTTCGCGATGATACCTGCCCACCCACATCCTCTCCCCCACCGACTACCGGCACTATCCCCGGAGATGTATGTGgtagagatgagatgagattcatGCCCACCCCTGGTGCCATCCAGACAGAGATACCCACCCCCCCACCTGAGGCTTCACACAGTGAGGATCGGCCGCGAAGGCCGcaacggacacggacacggacacatCCTCCTGACTGTGGGACTGGACATG GCAAGGTGAGACCAGTCAAGGAACCAGTGAGGAGAAGAAAACGGGGATGA